Sequence from the bacterium genome:
AAAAATGACATCATTCTAAGTTCATCGATAAGCGCTAACACTAAATCTCACATATCCACTAAACCACACGACAGTAGCGCATAAAGGCCTCGATATTTCTGCCTTCGCAGAAAGCCTGCATTCAACGTGCTAAAAAAATAGCCGATCGGCCGGAGCAAGATATTATCTTATTTTATAAAAGTTGCCTCCGGACACCTGCTCCTTGCCAAAAGCAAAACTCACGATGCTTCAAAGCGACCTATCATAATGTAGTGCTAATTCTATCCTGTGGGAAAATGGGAGAAGCATATAATATACCATAAGATAAAATAATCCAATATATTATCGCGAAATTGCCTTAAACTCATATTCAGTAGTCCAAAAACCTCTAACATTTATCGTATCGGGAGAAATATAAGCTTCTTCGGAAAATATTAAAGGACTCAATTGACCATTCGAAAATTCAGAATCTCCATTGGCATCGCAGAAAGCAAATAAAACATAAGATCCCTCAGGAAGATAATCCGCTTTATAAAAACCATCGGAAAGCTCGAGTCTATACGCCGCTGAATCATCATTAACCGAATATGCAGATATAATTAGATTCTCGCAATCGACTACAGATCTAACCTCAAGAGCCCCGAACTGCGATTGATCGAGTATATTAATCCTCCGTCTAATAGTATCTTCAATAACCTCGCCAGCAATAGTAATGGAAGAATCTAGAGCCCACATTAAATCTCTTCTTAATGGCCATCGATCTAAAGGTTTAAAAACGAGCCAGTATGGATGTTCAATAGATGTTCTACCGGGAATTTTCGCACCGGTGGAATCTTCCACTATAATTATACCCTTATCAATGGGCTTACTCAATTTGACAACCAGAGATTCATTAGGAAGAATTGGCTCCTTAGAATAGCTCACCTTCGTGTGAAGTGTATCCGATTTGACTACGGGAACCTCGAAGCTCATTTCATCGGGTATTAATTCATTACCCGCCAAGTCTTCAATGTTAATTAGTTTAAACCTATTATCAGCGATATCGAAAGCCTCAGAAACAAATATGTAAGCCGTGTTTGCACTTCCCTTTCCCAAAATCAAATCCGTGGATTTCGAAGAACTAGAAAAGATCAGGCGAGCACTCGGTCTTAATTCAATATCTTCTGAAAACCTGAGTTTCAATACATGCTCATTTTCTGCAAGCACCGAAATAAGTCTCGGGGGAATAGTATCGACAGGCTCGGACAACATTACCCAAGCAGGACGCTCACCAGCTTTGCATAAGGCGGGGGCATAAGCCAATTCCTCCCCATCGTTAGGTTGGCCATCGCCGTTAATATCCCTAAAAGCTCGCAGAAAATAATCTCTCTCTGGGAGATTATTAAGTGTGAACCTACCATCGACACCCACCCATGAAGCCGCAATAGGATTATCTACTATTCTCAGAGGAGAAATATCTTCCAGCGCAAAAGCCTCCACCCTCATATCTCCTGCGGGAGAAAAACCGTTCTTTTGATAAATTCTACCTCGAATATCCAGGCTATCGATGCTTTGGCCAGTGCTAAACGCGAAACCCTCAGAGCCACTAAGATAATTATTTCGGTAGTCGCTAATCTTAGAAGAAATGGAAACCCTATATGTCGTGTTTGGTGAAAAAGGTTCTTTGTGTGTAATTGTGAGTTTCTTACCTTTTATCTTGGTTTCAAGACCCTCTACTCGAGGTAAGAGAATAGTCGCATTTTTTATGGGCTTGATGTATTCATCAAAGCATATAACAATATTCTCTGTAGGTGAAACTCCGAGAGATAAACTCTGGGGATTCGTCTCCACTATCTCAGGAGGCGACTTATCCTCAGGCCCTCCTTGCGGCGCCTGAATTCTTGCACAAGACAGACCAAAAATCCATAAAATGATTAATGCAAGGGGTTTACTTCTTTTTTGCAACAATATGCCTTTATCAAAGCACACTTACACTACGCAATTTCTCGATTATGGGAGGCATCACCCGAAGGACATACTCGATATCCTCTTCAGTATTCTCGCGTCCAAGTGAAAAGCGAATACAACTGTGGGTGCGAAGAGGATCGAAACCCATCGCTTCGAGAACATGGCTAGCTTCCAGGCTTTCGCTCGTGCATGCCGAACCACTACTCAGAGCTATCCCCTGCATATCCATAGAAAGCAAAAGGCTCTCGCCTTCTACCTTATCGAAGCTAAGATTCAATAAGCTATCCAGCCTGTTCGTGGGATGCCCGTTAAGTGAAACACCATCGAGAGCATCATTTAGACCCTTAAAAAGCATGTCAGTAAGTTTTTTAACCCTCGCGGAATCCTTTTCTAAACCATTAACAGCCAATTCGAGGGCCTTTGCCAATCCCATAACACCGGGGACATTCTCTGTTCCTGCACGCATTTTTAGTTCATGGACTCCACCCGATATAAGTGGCACCAACTTGGATTTATGCTCTCTCTTGATATAGCACATGCCAACACCCTTTGGACCGTAAAACTTATGCGCGCTAGCTGCTGCAAAATCGAAGTCTAATTCCTTTGCCCTAACTGGAATCTTGCCGAATGCCTGCACAGCATCGGTGTGAAAAAGTGTGCCATTATTATGAGCAATTTTGGCCAATTCGGCAATCGGCTCGATAGAGCCGACTTCATTGTTGGCCATCATTACAGAAACAAGA
This genomic interval carries:
- a CDS encoding cysteine desulfurase; amino-acid sequence: MRKVYLDHAATTPVRPEVLNTMEPYFVEQYGNPSSLHQFGRWNRAAIESARDKVAELLGTEPEEIYFTSGGTESDNLVIKGIGLMNLGKGGHFITSKIEHKAVLESVRFMEKLGFDATYLDVDGFGFVSPDDLKRAIRPDTLLVSVMMANNEVGSIEPIAELAKIAHNNGTLFHTDAVQAFGKIPVRAKELDFDFAAASAHKFYGPKGVGMCYIKREHKSKLVPLISGGVHELKMRAGTENVPGVMGLAKALELAVNGLEKDSARVKKLTDMLFKGLNDALDGVSLNGHPTNRLDSLLNLSFDKVEGESLLLSMDMQGIALSSGSACTSESLEASHVLEAMGFDPLRTHSCIRFSLGRENTEEDIEYVLRVMPPIIEKLRSVSVL
- a CDS encoding Ig-like domain-containing protein produces the protein MQKRSKPLALIILWIFGLSCARIQAPQGGPEDKSPPEIVETNPQSLSLGVSPTENIVICFDEYIKPIKNATILLPRVEGLETKIKGKKLTITHKEPFSPNTTYRVSISSKISDYRNNYLSGSEGFAFSTGQSIDSLDIRGRIYQKNGFSPAGDMRVEAFALEDISPLRIVDNPIAASWVGVDGRFTLNNLPERDYFLRAFRDINGDGQPNDGEELAYAPALCKAGERPAWVMLSEPVDTIPPRLISVLAENEHVLKLRFSEDIELRPSARLIFSSSSKSTDLILGKGSANTAYIFVSEAFDIADNRFKLINIEDLAGNELIPDEMSFEVPVVKSDTLHTKVSYSKEPILPNESLVVKLSKPIDKGIIIVEDSTGAKIPGRTSIEHPYWLVFKPLDRWPLRRDLMWALDSSITIAGEVIEDTIRRRINILDQSQFGALEVRSVVDCENLIISAYSVNDDSAAYRLELSDGFYKADYLPEGSYVLFAFCDANGDSEFSNGQLSPLIFSEEAYISPDTINVRGFWTTEYEFKAISR